One stretch of Methanoregula sp. UBA64 DNA includes these proteins:
- a CDS encoding GNAT family N-acetyltransferase translates to MTSREGGIRISLVRSWDAAEIVALYRAGGWWKDEYDPAEIPGLIRGSFAFAVALDGTGSRAVGMGRVISDGVSDAYIQDLVVLPAYRKQGAGKALLEALLSACKEAGLSWIALVAEPGSEPFYRELGFLPMKGHVPLMYRGEP, encoded by the coding sequence GTGACTTCCCGCGAGGGAGGTATCCGCATATCCCTTGTCCGGTCCTGGGATGCCGCGGAGATCGTTGCACTCTACCGGGCCGGGGGCTGGTGGAAGGACGAGTACGATCCGGCCGAAATTCCCGGGCTGATCCGGGGCAGTTTTGCATTTGCCGTTGCCCTCGACGGGACGGGCAGCCGGGCGGTGGGGATGGGGCGTGTGATCTCGGATGGCGTCTCTGACGCGTATATCCAGGACCTCGTGGTGCTCCCGGCCTACCGGAAGCAGGGCGCGGGAAAGGCCCTGCTCGAAGCGCTCCTCTCGGCCTGCAAAGAGGCCGGGCTCTCGTGGATCGCGCTCGTTGCCGAGCCCGGCTCGGAACCGTTCTACCGGGAGCTCGGGTTTTTGCCCATGAAAGGGCACGTCCCGCTCATGTACCGGGGTGAACCCTGA
- a CDS encoding DUF2156 domain-containing protein, whose translation MLTQEDFRPVTLADRAFFEAHYAKYPQTHSDNTFTNMVCWNHFAQYRYAYVNGNVILASTIAGATRFRPPIGPRDPALMKDLIRFAFEYGDDTPVVVLDPATAQWIRDLDPSITIVPDRDHFEYVYRALDLAELPGKNYLKIRSQIHKFRKNCRHTVEPVTAANRTEVMEFLVKWCEWKGCENDLVLAHEKEAVFYAIDHFTELPLRGLLIRVNGQVGAISLFERLNADTALVHFEKGLPDCEGIYKAINAETATVLAGEVEYINRESDLGVAGLREAKLRYHPHHMVEVFSIRR comes from the coding sequence ATGCTCACCCAGGAGGATTTCCGGCCCGTGACCCTTGCGGACCGGGCGTTTTTCGAGGCGCACTACGCAAAGTACCCGCAGACCCACAGCGATAATACGTTTACCAATATGGTCTGCTGGAACCACTTCGCTCAGTACCGGTACGCGTACGTGAACGGGAACGTGATCCTCGCAAGCACGATCGCCGGCGCCACCCGGTTCCGGCCGCCTATCGGCCCCCGCGATCCCGCGCTCATGAAAGACCTGATCCGTTTCGCGTTTGAGTACGGCGACGATACGCCGGTTGTGGTCCTGGACCCGGCAACCGCCCAGTGGATCCGCGACCTCGATCCCTCCATCACGATCGTCCCGGACCGGGACCATTTCGAGTACGTGTACCGTGCGCTCGATCTTGCGGAACTCCCGGGCAAGAACTACCTCAAGATCCGCAGCCAGATCCACAAGTTCCGCAAAAACTGCCGGCACACGGTCGAGCCGGTCACGGCAGCAAACCGCACCGAGGTAATGGAATTTTTAGTGAAGTGGTGCGAGTGGAAGGGGTGCGAGAACGATCTCGTGCTCGCCCATGAAAAGGAGGCGGTCTTTTACGCCATCGACCATTTCACCGAGCTTCCCCTGCGGGGCCTTTTGATCCGGGTGAACGGGCAGGTCGGTGCCATCTCCCTCTTTGAGCGCCTGAACGCGGACACGGCGCTCGTACATTTCGAGAAAGGGCTGCCGGACTGCGAAGGGATCTACAAGGCGATAAACGCTGAGACCGCTACGGTCCTTGCCGGGGAAGTCGAGTACATCAACCGCGAGAGCGACCTCGGCGTTGCCGGCCTCCGCGAGGCAAAACTCCGGTACCACCCCCACCACATGGTCGAGGTCTTCTCGATCCGGCGCTAA
- a CDS encoding DUF106 domain-containing protein, translating into MDFGKFWDKYGLYVALLFMFAMMISYSIEWLRVGVGKALDSVFAPLVETFGIPFFILIVILSAATGLYSSIIQKYTIDYERMNEVQERMKGFQKEYREALLSKDEKKIKKMDTKKDRMMKEQLELSQQQFKPMAYILVLTVPIFFWLLYRLSQLPNETITLPYQAGAISLTAPMFWILPAWIVWYMLCSITVSQVIRKALNIGGI; encoded by the coding sequence ATGGATTTTGGCAAGTTCTGGGACAAGTACGGGTTATACGTCGCACTCCTCTTCATGTTTGCGATGATGATCTCGTACAGTATCGAGTGGCTGCGGGTCGGCGTCGGAAAGGCCCTTGATTCGGTCTTTGCGCCGCTTGTGGAGACGTTTGGCATACCGTTTTTCATCCTGATCGTAATTCTCTCGGCAGCGACCGGCCTGTACTCGTCCATTATCCAGAAGTACACGATCGATTACGAGCGGATGAACGAAGTGCAGGAGCGGATGAAGGGCTTCCAGAAAGAGTACCGCGAAGCCCTGCTCTCCAAGGACGAGAAGAAGATCAAGAAAATGGATACGAAAAAGGACCGGATGATGAAGGAGCAGCTCGAACTCTCCCAGCAGCAGTTCAAGCCCATGGCGTACATCCTCGTCCTGACCGTTCCCATCTTCTTCTGGCTCCTGTACCGGCTCAGCCAGCTGCCCAACGAGACGATCACCCTGCCTTACCAGGCCGGGGCGATCAGCCTGACTGCCCCGATGTTCTGGATCCTGCCGGCATGGATCGTCTGGTACATGCTCTGTTCGATCACCGTCAGCCAGGTGATCCGAAAGGCCCTCAACATCGGGGGGATCTGA
- a CDS encoding MarC family protein: MAADLVSSIIYAFAALFVILDPILSVPIFAGMTKGQTSKEIHKQAFIAVAVAGILMYIFLVFNTAIFNVLGLTLSTFQVAGGILLFLLGMEMALGIDLCKSKDSMPTAAGVVIGTPILCGPGAITTVMLLSKDYGILVPFIAITLCLAVTWIILYYSAAIQNILGTVITDIMGRVLGMLVAAIAIKIIFSGIIGTLGLPIVI; this comes from the coding sequence ATGGCAGCTGACCTCGTATCCAGTATCATCTACGCGTTTGCGGCGCTCTTTGTGATCCTCGACCCGATCCTCTCGGTCCCGATCTTTGCCGGCATGACCAAAGGGCAGACCTCAAAGGAGATCCACAAGCAGGCGTTCATCGCCGTTGCCGTGGCCGGCATCCTGATGTACATCTTCCTGGTCTTTAACACGGCCATCTTCAATGTCCTGGGACTCACGCTCTCCACGTTCCAGGTTGCCGGGGGCATCCTGCTCTTTTTGCTCGGTATGGAGATGGCGCTCGGGATCGATCTCTGCAAGTCCAAGGACTCGATGCCCACCGCGGCCGGTGTGGTCATTGGCACCCCGATCCTCTGCGGGCCGGGCGCGATTACCACCGTGATGCTCCTTTCAAAAGACTACGGCATCCTCGTCCCCTTTATTGCGATCACGCTCTGTCTTGCCGTTACCTGGATCATCCTCTACTACTCGGCTGCCATCCAAAATATCCTCGGGACCGTGATCACGGATATCATGGGACGGGTTCTCGGGATGCTCGTGGCGGCAATCGCCATCAAGATCATCTTCTCGGGGATCATCGGGACGCTCGGGTTACCGATCGTCATATAA
- the mtrH gene encoding tetrahydromethanopterin S-methyltransferase subunit H, translated as MFKFEKEQSVWDFNGTKIGGQPGEYPTVLGASIFYNKQEIVLDDKTGKIDKVKAEALWNRCQELSDLTGVPHFIQIIAEYGEAFESYFSWFDSIDNKTAFLMDSSVPKALAHACEYVTEVGLANRAIYNSINGSILPESIEALKNSDVDAAIVLAFNPADPSVAGREKVLTEGGVAGQTKGMLEIAEYCGIKRPILDTAATPLGLGSGGSYREILACKAIHGYPTGGAYHNMTVSWTWLKRWKGTSKTPSVQAAGYKGKDALLEQMSHHYLGGMDGMRQAAWSAPDIGCNMIASTLGADLIMYGPIENVEAMITAQAYSDITILEATRQLGVECKSESHPIFKLI; from the coding sequence ATGTTCAAGTTTGAGAAAGAACAGAGTGTCTGGGATTTTAACGGCACCAAGATCGGTGGACAGCCCGGTGAATACCCGACCGTATTGGGTGCTTCAATCTTCTACAACAAGCAGGAGATTGTCCTTGACGACAAGACAGGAAAGATCGACAAGGTAAAGGCAGAAGCACTCTGGAACCGCTGTCAGGAACTCTCCGATCTGACCGGTGTTCCGCATTTCATCCAGATTATTGCGGAATACGGGGAAGCATTCGAGAGCTACTTCTCGTGGTTCGACAGTATCGACAACAAGACTGCATTCCTGATGGACTCGTCGGTCCCCAAGGCGCTCGCCCACGCGTGCGAGTACGTGACCGAGGTAGGACTTGCAAACCGTGCGATCTACAACTCGATCAACGGTTCAATCCTGCCCGAGAGCATTGAGGCACTCAAGAACAGTGACGTCGATGCAGCCATCGTCCTTGCGTTCAACCCCGCAGACCCGTCCGTTGCCGGCCGTGAGAAAGTGCTCACCGAAGGCGGCGTAGCAGGACAGACCAAGGGTATGCTCGAGATCGCAGAGTACTGCGGTATCAAGCGCCCGATCCTGGATACAGCGGCAACCCCGCTCGGCCTCGGCTCCGGTGGTTCCTACCGTGAGATCCTCGCCTGCAAAGCCATCCACGGATACCCGACCGGTGGTGCATACCACAACATGACGGTCTCCTGGACCTGGCTCAAGCGCTGGAAGGGTACAAGCAAGACCCCCTCCGTGCAGGCAGCAGGCTACAAGGGCAAGGATGCACTCCTCGAACAGATGAGCCACCACTACCTTGGCGGCATGGACGGCATGAGGCAGGCAGCATGGTCTGCACCCGATATCGGCTGCAACATGATTGCAAGCACCCTCGGTGCCGACCTCATCATGTACGGACCTATCGAGAACGTTGAAGCAATGATCACCGCACAGGCCTACTCGGATATCACTATCCTTGAGGCAACCCGCCAGCTTGGCGTCGAGTGCAAATCGGAAAGCCACCCGATTTTCAAACTTATCTAA
- a CDS encoding ArnT family glycosyltransferase gives MRIDGIRKYWAEIILLGIICLAGFLNLWNLWDTPSNLYYAAAVRSMLANPGIAFFNSFDAAGFVTVDKPPVGLWVQAASAAMFGFSNWSVMLPSALAGIGSVGLIYLIVKRSFGKPAGLIAAFVLATTPAFVSTARSNILDPLLIFVILLAILVALKAARDNSFWFLVLSFICLGIGFNIKMVQALVVVPAIIAIYLFGDAFPSRQKIIHLAIALLVLAAVSLSWAIAVDMVPADQRPYIGGSGDNSVIGLMVGHNGAEAFQGEEPDTNIPPAGLFRLFSQGIDTYFSWLIPFALISLFVWWWWPVSYTPAGIRNAGFFSEKGITLIALCLWLLPGLLYFSFTQGHWSMYYLATIAPPLAGLVGIGAVTMYREYQSDRFTGWVLIIAVLVTGLVQIWMESRLFIYDPLVNGVLLGLELFGGVLCVAILTYLRINKIQRTSGVTLSVVCIAIAVLLVAPAGWSCAPLMTVSASDNSGEALADFLLSHENNATYLAAVPASMDIGGSLIVRTGKPVMALGGYFGADQILTVDKIPGLVHNGTVRYFLVPTTDFTQVRMSNGVRDNPQNAAIYTLVSEHCRSVPVSEWSGSRESLLLRSRYALYDCNGAL, from the coding sequence ATGAGAATAGATGGAATACGCAAATATTGGGCCGAAATAATCCTTTTAGGGATTATCTGCCTCGCCGGGTTCCTCAACCTCTGGAACCTCTGGGATACCCCCTCAAATCTGTATTATGCAGCAGCAGTGCGGAGCATGCTTGCAAATCCCGGCATCGCATTTTTTAACTCATTTGATGCGGCTGGATTTGTTACCGTTGACAAACCTCCTGTCGGTCTCTGGGTCCAGGCCGCAAGCGCAGCAATGTTCGGGTTCAGCAACTGGTCGGTAATGCTCCCTTCGGCCCTTGCAGGCATCGGGTCGGTTGGGCTCATTTACCTCATCGTTAAACGGTCGTTTGGAAAACCCGCCGGTCTGATTGCAGCATTTGTCCTTGCGACAACTCCGGCTTTTGTCAGCACTGCACGAAGCAACATCCTGGATCCCCTGCTGATTTTTGTGATCCTGCTGGCGATCTTGGTTGCGCTCAAAGCGGCGCGCGATAATTCGTTCTGGTTCCTTGTTCTTTCATTTATCTGTCTTGGAATCGGGTTCAACATCAAGATGGTTCAGGCGCTCGTGGTTGTTCCGGCCATCATTGCAATCTATCTGTTCGGTGATGCGTTTCCCTCCCGACAGAAGATTATTCATCTCGCCATCGCGCTGCTGGTACTGGCTGCGGTCTCGCTTTCATGGGCGATAGCTGTGGATATGGTACCTGCCGATCAGCGCCCCTATATTGGCGGTAGCGGTGACAATTCTGTTATCGGATTGATGGTGGGTCACAATGGTGCAGAAGCATTTCAGGGTGAAGAACCAGATACTAACATCCCTCCTGCAGGTCTGTTTCGTTTATTCAGTCAGGGAATTGACACGTATTTCAGCTGGCTGATACCCTTTGCTCTGATCAGCTTATTTGTATGGTGGTGGTGGCCGGTATCGTACACACCTGCAGGTATCAGAAATGCCGGTTTCTTTTCAGAAAAAGGAATCACCCTTATTGCGCTTTGCCTCTGGTTGCTGCCGGGGCTGCTCTACTTCAGCTTTACACAGGGACACTGGAGTATGTATTACCTGGCCACAATTGCACCTCCCCTTGCCGGACTTGTCGGAATAGGTGCCGTGACAATGTATCGCGAATACCAAAGTGATCGATTTACCGGATGGGTGCTAATTATTGCGGTTCTGGTAACCGGTCTGGTGCAGATCTGGATGGAATCGCGACTTTTTATTTATGATCCTCTGGTAAACGGTGTGCTTCTTGGGCTTGAGCTGTTCGGGGGTGTTCTTTGCGTGGCGATACTGACATATCTGCGGATAAACAAAATTCAGCGCACCTCCGGAGTTACCCTGTCCGTGGTATGTATTGCCATTGCAGTTCTCCTTGTTGCTCCCGCAGGATGGTCCTGTGCTCCCCTTATGACCGTATCTGCATCGGACAATTCCGGGGAGGCATTAGCCGACTTTCTGCTCTCCCATGAGAACAATGCTACCTACCTCGCTGCAGTGCCTGCAAGTATGGATATCGGGGGATCCCTGATTGTCAGGACCGGAAAGCCGGTCATGGCACTGGGGGGCTATTTTGGGGCAGATCAAATTCTTACCGTTGATAAAATCCCCGGTCTGGTTCACAATGGAACCGTGAGATATTTTCTTGTTCCCACAACGGATTTTACTCAGGTGAGAATGTCCAATGGAGTAAGAGACAATCCTCAAAATGCTGCGATCTATACGCTGGTATCGGAACACTGCAGGAGTGTTCCTGTATCAGAATGGAGTGGAAGCAGGGAGAGCCTGTTGTTACGATCCCGGTATGCACTTTATGACTGCAACGGTGCGCTTTAA
- the cmk gene encoding (d)CMP kinase, translating to MRITVSGLPGSGTTSLSRYLAERHNFTMISAGEVFRQCAKEHNMELAEFGRLAEQDPAFDKMIDARQKEIAESKDNIIVEGRLSGWMVDKADLKIWLFAPIECRLERIVFRDQIADLETAKKITLEREHCEAVRYRQYYEIEIGDLSIYHIILNTQHWGINDLGAIVDTAIARLTAPKNAA from the coding sequence ATGCGGATCACCGTGAGCGGGCTTCCCGGCAGCGGGACGACCTCGCTCTCACGGTACCTTGCAGAGCGCCACAATTTTACCATGATCTCGGCGGGGGAGGTCTTCCGCCAGTGTGCGAAAGAGCACAACATGGAACTTGCCGAGTTTGGCAGGCTTGCCGAACAGGATCCTGCCTTTGACAAGATGATCGACGCCCGGCAAAAAGAGATCGCCGAATCAAAAGACAATATCATTGTCGAGGGCAGGCTCTCGGGGTGGATGGTGGATAAGGCCGATCTTAAGATCTGGCTCTTTGCCCCCATCGAGTGCCGGCTCGAACGGATCGTATTCCGCGACCAGATCGCCGATCTTGAGACGGCAAAGAAGATCACGCTCGAACGCGAGCACTGCGAAGCGGTCCGGTACCGGCAGTACTACGAGATCGAGATCGGGGATCTTTCGATCTACCACATCATCCTGAATACCCAGCACTGGGGGATCAATGATCTCGGTGCGATTGTCGATACTGCCATTGCCCGGTTAACCGCGCCAAAGAACGCGGCATGA
- a CDS encoding tetratricopeptide repeat protein — translation MDSSALLETARHLARVGRYTDAIAEYDKILVADPQNTTALEQKGEVYYMLGRHKDALACYDLALEKNPHLTTAWFEKGYTLRKSGQFSEAIACFERVLALDPENLLAMANKGYSLNALGRYEDALACFERTLKGGTINIRALVSKGIALVNLGRNAEALAAFDEAVSLNPINSFAWKNRADVLDRMGRTAEAKESRSRVMGA, via the coding sequence ATGGACAGCTCCGCACTTCTTGAAACGGCACGCCACCTGGCCCGGGTGGGACGGTATACCGACGCAATCGCAGAATACGATAAGATCCTTGTCGCAGACCCACAGAACACCACCGCGCTCGAACAAAAGGGCGAGGTCTATTACATGCTCGGCCGGCACAAGGATGCCCTCGCCTGTTACGATCTCGCGCTCGAAAAGAACCCGCACCTCACCACGGCCTGGTTCGAGAAGGGCTATACCCTGCGCAAGTCCGGGCAGTTTAGCGAAGCCATCGCCTGTTTCGAACGTGTCCTTGCCCTCGACCCCGAGAACCTTCTCGCCATGGCAAACAAGGGTTACTCCTTAAACGCGCTCGGGAGGTACGAAGACGCCCTTGCCTGCTTCGAACGGACGCTCAAAGGTGGCACCATCAACATCCGGGCGCTGGTCTCCAAAGGAATTGCCCTCGTAAACCTTGGCAGGAACGCCGAGGCGCTTGCCGCCTTCGACGAGGCCGTCAGCCTCAACCCGATCAACTCGTTTGCCTGGAAGAACCGCGCCGATGTCCTCGACCGCATGGGCCGGACCGCGGAAGCAAAAGAGAGCCGCAGCCGTGTAATGGGCGCCTAG
- a CDS encoding GtrA family protein has protein sequence MVQILAKKIPPRLPLGTLISFLQVGIIASLVDLGLLYVFTEYFGIWYLLSAAASYICGMIVSYTLNKRFTFHNVNKQYIWQFFLFAIVSTSGLIVNISVMFFAVTFFSIYYLYAKVISMCITFFWNYSFQSRITFQV, from the coding sequence ATGGTGCAGATCCTCGCGAAAAAAATCCCGCCCCGTCTCCCTTTGGGGACCTTGATTTCTTTTCTTCAGGTTGGTATCATAGCCAGCCTTGTCGATTTAGGTCTCCTTTATGTTTTTACTGAGTATTTCGGGATATGGTATCTCCTTTCGGCAGCTGCCTCCTATATCTGCGGTATGATCGTGAGTTACACTCTCAACAAGCGTTTCACGTTCCATAACGTAAACAAGCAGTACATTTGGCAGTTCTTCCTCTTTGCCATTGTTTCTACAAGCGGCCTTATCGTGAATATAAGCGTGATGTTTTTCGCGGTTACCTTTTTTTCGATATACTATCTTTATGCGAAGGTGATCTCCATGTGCATTACCTTTTTTTGGAACTACTCTTTCCAGAGCAGGATTACCTTTCAGGTCTGA
- a CDS encoding rubredoxin, giving the protein MAGSASATAKAKAKKPRVRPVTIPEKPRVPPAKKPVTTAKSAIGRKKTTVAAPKSSDPKKRAGAKKAAKKVPVYKLMRYRCRLCGYIYSPLRGEPQHGIPAGTPFEDLPEDYVCPVCGYQGKGKIGKWGFDEWVPTQYICSVCGYVYNENRGEPHRGIKPGTRFEDLPEDYSCPVCAQDPKISVRFGKVLKQGFEPLYIP; this is encoded by the coding sequence ATGGCTGGATCTGCATCTGCCACAGCAAAAGCAAAGGCGAAAAAACCCCGGGTGCGCCCGGTAACGATCCCGGAGAAACCCCGGGTTCCGCCGGCAAAGAAGCCGGTGACCACGGCAAAGAGTGCGATTGGAAGAAAGAAGACCACGGTTGCCGCCCCAAAGAGCAGCGATCCGAAAAAGCGGGCCGGCGCAAAAAAAGCCGCAAAGAAGGTCCCGGTATACAAGCTCATGCGGTACCGCTGCCGGCTCTGCGGGTACATCTATTCCCCCCTGCGGGGAGAACCGCAGCACGGGATTCCCGCGGGAACCCCGTTTGAAGACCTGCCTGAGGACTATGTCTGCCCGGTCTGCGGGTACCAGGGAAAAGGAAAGATCGGGAAATGGGGCTTTGACGAATGGGTCCCCACCCAGTACATCTGTTCGGTTTGCGGGTACGTGTACAATGAGAACCGCGGCGAACCCCACCGGGGGATAAAACCCGGTACCCGGTTTGAGGATCTCCCCGAAGATTATTCCTGCCCGGTCTGCGCACAGGACCCGAAAATCTCCGTCCGGTTCGGGAAGGTGTTAAAACAGGGCTTTGAACCGCTCTATATCCCGTAA
- a CDS encoding glycosyltransferase family 39 protein has product MPKNNIRLTKYWAEITLAGIIGLACFLNLWNLWYAGFENPYYAAAVQAMLTNPPLAFFNPYDAAGFVTIDKPPVGLWVQAASAALFGFHGWALILPQVLAGIGSVFLIYLIIERPFGKPAGLIAAFILATTPVFVTTSRMGTMDLQLIFVVLLALWVALKAARAQSLSLLLVSMVLVGIAFNIKMIQAFVVVPAIIAVYLLGTTGSLRRKLSHLALAVLVLAAVSLSWALAVDAVPADQRPYIGTSGDNSIMGLILGHNGEEAFVIDENVWKLDGIGNPGPLRLIEYNLYVEFSWLLLLALIGLFVWCDRRHFSHALTCLKSSDRFSEKGITLIALSLWLLPALVYFSFTHGNWLAYYLATIAPPLAGLIGIGVVEMYTNYLKDSVTGWLLVVAIIVTALLQIFIFRKIWIYNPEIYGVLLILLAGGIFCSILLAWQRIKPGTNPSVRKSTVIAGIAVMTLLVAPVVWSGLSVIELHPAANSTDSKLEGFLVSHSENTTFLAAVPSSFDFGSSLSVDTGKPVMAVGGYFGTDRILSIDQMPGLVKNRTVRYFFLLPENTSINYRMARGYGENAAIYSWVEDHCMLVPDTDWRRKSTDYSLYNLYDCIGAA; this is encoded by the coding sequence TTGCCGAAGAACAATATCAGGCTGACAAAATATTGGGCCGAGATCACCCTTGCAGGTATAATTGGTTTAGCGTGTTTTCTCAATCTCTGGAACCTCTGGTATGCGGGATTTGAAAACCCCTATTATGCAGCTGCGGTTCAGGCAATGCTTACGAACCCCCCGCTAGCATTTTTCAATCCCTATGATGCAGCAGGTTTTGTCACTATAGACAAACCTCCGGTTGGTCTCTGGGTTCAGGCCGCAAGTGCGGCACTTTTTGGATTTCATGGCTGGGCTCTGATCTTGCCACAGGTTTTGGCCGGGATTGGATCGGTATTTCTGATCTATCTCATCATCGAACGTCCGTTTGGGAAACCAGCAGGATTGATCGCCGCATTTATTCTTGCAACAACCCCGGTTTTTGTTACGACTTCGCGAATGGGCACCATGGATCTCCAACTGATATTTGTGGTACTGCTGGCACTATGGGTAGCACTCAAGGCTGCACGAGCCCAGTCCCTGAGTCTTCTTTTAGTGTCCATGGTCCTTGTGGGGATTGCGTTTAATATCAAGATGATACAGGCATTTGTTGTTGTGCCAGCCATTATTGCAGTTTATCTGCTGGGAACCACAGGTTCCCTGCGCCGGAAACTGTCTCATCTTGCCCTTGCAGTGCTTGTGCTTGCAGCAGTCTCTCTTTCATGGGCGCTAGCCGTTGATGCCGTACCTGCCGACCAACGCCCCTACATCGGAACGAGTGGGGATAATTCCATCATGGGGTTGATACTCGGCCACAATGGGGAAGAGGCCTTTGTCATTGATGAAAATGTCTGGAAATTAGATGGAATTGGTAATCCGGGGCCACTCCGTCTCATTGAGTACAACCTCTATGTTGAATTTTCCTGGCTGTTGTTGTTAGCCCTGATCGGTTTGTTTGTATGGTGTGATCGGCGGCATTTTTCCCATGCACTTACTTGCCTGAAAAGTTCCGACCGCTTTTCCGAGAAAGGGATCACACTGATAGCCCTCAGTCTCTGGCTGTTACCGGCGCTGGTCTATTTTAGTTTCACGCATGGAAATTGGCTTGCGTACTATCTGGCTACTATTGCTCCTCCACTGGCGGGCCTTATCGGAATAGGGGTGGTGGAGATGTACACAAATTACCTCAAAGATAGTGTAACGGGATGGTTGCTTGTTGTGGCAATAATTGTAACGGCACTTCTTCAGATCTTTATTTTCAGGAAGATATGGATCTATAATCCAGAAATATATGGGGTGCTCCTTATTCTTCTGGCGGGAGGTATATTTTGTTCTATACTCCTTGCCTGGCAGCGGATAAAACCCGGAACAAACCCTTCTGTCAGGAAATCCACGGTTATTGCAGGTATTGCAGTTATGACACTTCTTGTTGCCCCGGTTGTATGGTCCGGTCTTTCAGTAATTGAGTTGCATCCTGCTGCAAATTCGACTGATAGTAAATTAGAGGGTTTCCTCGTGTCTCATTCGGAAAATACTACCTTTTTAGCAGCAGTACCCAGTAGTTTTGATTTTGGAAGCTCCTTAAGCGTTGATACCGGCAAACCCGTTATGGCAGTAGGCGGTTATTTTGGGACAGATAGGATCCTTTCAATTGACCAGATGCCAGGTCTTGTGAAGAATAGAACGGTTAGGTATTTTTTTCTCCTTCCTGAAAACACATCCATTAATTACCGAATGGCCAGAGGTTATGGGGAAAATGCAGCAATTTATTCCTGGGTAGAGGATCATTGTATGCTCGTCCCCGACACAGACTGGAGGAGGAAGTCTACGGATTATTCATTATACAACCTGTATGATTGTATCGGTGCTGCATAA
- a CDS encoding adenylate kinase — MAAGKKVIITGVPGVGKTTVINEALQKLKSEGVDYQPINFGTFMFEVAKNEGLVADRDQMRTLDRADQKRLQQRAAQAIAKIPGNVMIDTHASVKTPKGYLAGLPEWVLREIMPDIIVLVETDDDQILMRRLSDDTRNRDREGARSIAEHQAFNRSIAAAYAMMTGCTIKIITNPDHLLDLAAAEMADVLR; from the coding sequence ATGGCAGCAGGAAAAAAGGTCATCATCACGGGTGTACCGGGTGTCGGTAAGACCACGGTCATCAACGAGGCATTACAGAAGTTAAAGAGCGAAGGGGTAGACTACCAGCCCATCAATTTTGGCACCTTCATGTTCGAGGTTGCAAAAAACGAGGGGCTCGTGGCAGACCGCGACCAGATGCGCACGCTTGACCGCGCCGACCAGAAAAGGCTCCAGCAGCGGGCTGCGCAGGCGATCGCAAAGATCCCCGGCAATGTCATGATCGACACGCACGCATCGGTCAAAACCCCCAAGGGCTATCTCGCCGGGCTCCCGGAATGGGTGCTCCGCGAGATCATGCCCGATATTATCGTCCTTGTTGAAACCGACGATGACCAGATCCTCATGCGGCGTCTTTCCGATGACACGCGCAACCGTGACAGGGAAGGCGCCCGCTCCATTGCCGAGCACCAGGCATTCAACCGGTCGATCGCCGCGGCATACGCGATGATGACCGGCTGTACCATCAAGATCATCACCAATCCCGACCACCTGCTCGACCTTGCGGCGGCAGAGATGGCCGATGTCCTCCGGTAA